In the genome of Aedes aegypti strain LVP_AGWG chromosome 2, AaegL5.0 Primary Assembly, whole genome shotgun sequence, the window acgtctccgaaaaattaaaatttgcctatctccgAAAGAagcaattatttttaaattttttgaaattctattTTGTGTCAACATATGGATGTTTCAAAAAAGGTACAcggtcattgattttttttttttaccgttttaaatATGAGATCATCTTTCCCATATATtgttgttcggataatttacgAACACCCTGTACAAACATCTTATGAACGGCTAGAAAACTAGTGCTTGATCAAAATTTGATGATCTGCGACAATCCTTCATGTAGAATGGTACCACTCACAAGCGTCCAACCGGGTCTTCGGATTCGGATTACatgaacgaaatatttaagggtCTTTTTTAGTCTTATGGTGACGTccgcggatacaaagcaaagccatgctgtacttggttggatttggaacttccttgggcataaactATCATTgttcttgtcacacgatataagaaatgcaaaatttatttatacattagaaggcaatgttgtaaaatttgtcgaattttgttcaatgattgattgatgattgattaaatgtttgattcgtgattaagattatgattacaGAATAAAATTGGCGAtatttatgattatgattaatgattaatgattaaaacataatattacaataattatgattagtgattaatgattaactcttgattttttgtgattaatgattaacatttttgattaatcataaccattaatcattaatcatgattgaatttatgattaatcattaacgctctggctTTGAACAGCTACACcgattcccaatcttttttatggaatagaAGCTTAAGATTTccagttttcagaaaaaaaaacataaaactctaaaaaaaaattatttacatgatgaaatataaaattttctagtttttttttttatattttgtcatgtaaaaacatttttttgtttcagagtttcatatattttctgaaaaattgaaatcttaagctttcattccataaaaaaagattggaaatcggttgagctgttcaaaagttatgttttttttttaaggccgttctcgttcgtcagccggtgggcgctgaactttccaatcatcGGTCTGAACtcttcctcctggccaacctgagcgttcaaatcttctATGATGATCTTAACGTCGTGGCTtaggcagcggtcgtactcgcgttcgagctgcgcgtaaaatgcgtcctacTTAtaatcagtgcttccggagtgtgggctatgcacgttgattatgttgaaattaaaatatcggcctttgattcttaacttgcacattcgttcattgatcggcctccacccgatcacgcgcctttgcatatcacccatcactatgaaagctgttcccagctcgcgtgtgttgccgcagctctggtagatggtatgattacctctaaacgttcgcaccaatgctcctgtccagcacacctcctgcagcgctacgatgccgaaaccgcgggtcttcagtacatcggagagtattcGAGAAGTTGAgggatttgcagttccacgtaccgagtttccaatcgctaggaTAGGGATTGCTGGGCaaaaggctaaggaccacacaaaggggtctattttattcctgcaagAACGCGAGGTACGAATGGTACGCCATaaccagccatttaccgtgccgtAGATATAATAAAGTTGAATGATTTAAACAAACAtgactgaacagaagaaaattgaattgtttAGAATAAAATGTTCATTGTACACGATATTTATGTTGAAGTTTATGAAAATCGTAGATATAGTGGTTGTTTGTTGTTTGTTGGGGCATAGAAACACTTCGGCCATTGAGTTGaacttttgtggtatacccctgTATAATCCTATAACTGTATAACTGTATACACCCCGGTATAACGCATCCTCAGAGGTTGATCACCATTTATCGAGTGAACAACCGAGGACGCGTCTTTTCCCAGTCAGGAAGAATTGAGTTTATGATACCAACAACCTTTCTAGGATTTGTAGTCCAAATTTCTGTAGGTTGAATAGAGCAATTGTTTAGGAATTTGAATCTACTCTTGTAGAAAGCACCACAACTGCAGAACAGATATTACGAGGTTTCTCGTTCTATGCACAGTGAtttatttcatcgatttcacgatcaaaatagaataacttcaaaactatTGGTTCTAgatgtttggtgtcttcgatgaaGTTTCTTGATATTAAAAGGCGCTTCTTTTGGTATTAGGGGTAAGATGATCAATTTACCCACAAGTGAgataaaaagaaaatattttttctaaaaattaagtTAGAGATTTCAAgtcctcggcaaagttgtagagtatgtaattacaaacaactttgccgaaaacgcaaAATTTCCccttaaaacttgttttttgtacataacttttcaatagaattttttacatttttcaaatcttctacaaagttgtttggatcgataaaatacacatttttgccgaaCACGAAAACCTTGTATCTCTTATcgttaaaaagttataaacaaatttatgttaaattttggtccactttcaccttaaaaatcTCCATTCTACGCAAAATGACGCAGTTAGTTTCATGGCAACTTCAAGTTCTAACTTTCTAATTTTGCATACAGGTAAtaacttttggaaacaaaaggtttttttcagtgtttttcaCAGATGATATAtcgttaatttaaaattttaagttcTAAACCCTCCCTGTTAACTACAATTTTCTTGTTAAGGTACATCGGAGCAAGTAAGAATACTGGACAATTAAGACCTTGAGACACAGCTATGTTACAGAAACAACAGATATCATTCTCAAGCTGGCCGATgtttttcaaatgatatctGCTCGGACAGTGTCCGGTTACTCGGTAACGGTAATATAACAATTAGTTTTATAATTTATCGTTCAAAACGACAATATTTTAACTAGGGCAACTGTTGACTCAAtgtgtatatttaaatattgtggcCACATTTgagaccaccggatgttccagagggaacctgtaattagggacaattgaaattgaactccaatacatatcgtgcgacggttcatttttcatgtctcgtgctaaatagggctattgtagaccttaagtagatatttgactacagtggccacttttgggaccaccggatatccctgagggaggctgtgatgtcccaatgacagattcctacgggaaattccggtggtcccaaaagtggccactgtagtcaaatatccacttaaggtttacaatagccctatttagcacgatacatgaaaaatgaaccgtcgcagTTGGTCTCAAATGTGGCCACAACATTTAAATATACAAATTGAGTcaacagttgccctatttacgacaagacatgaagaacaaACTGTCGCATgaaatgttttgattgaaaaatcgaaatgtccccaatgatagGTTCCTTAGGGAACTATAAGAGGCCCCTTAAGTGAccattctagttaaatatccattttcggtctaaagttgacctattcatgactagacatgaagaatgagccgttcacgatgagtattggagctcaattccaattgtccccaattataggttccctaggggacacccggtggtcccaaaagtgacCAATTCAATTAAATCCCCATTTTAAGTCTACAGTTactttatttacgacaaggcatgaagaaagagccgtcgcatgatatgttttggtgtaaaaacagaaatgtccccaatgacaggttccttcgggaaattccggtggtcgcaaaagtggccactgtagtcaattatccatttttggtctacaatagccctatttagcacgagacatgaaaaatgaaccgtcacacgatatgtattggagatcaatttcaattgtccctaattataggttccctcggggacatccggcggtcccggaagtagtcactgtagtcaactatccattttgagtctacagttgccctatttacgacaagacatgaagaatgagccgtcgcatgatatgctttggtgtcaaaatcgaaatttcccctatgcaaggttcccccggggcactgggcggcgccatgagtggccaaatctgtacaagactcattttcaacttataatagggtattttatgataagctagggagaaaacaatattgcgcgacatattttgagtgaataaattgtttcatcccaattcggatccactaccggcaccgattccggggaaatggccatatattggttgtttctggacaaatattaatacttggcgcaccaatcgcttcagaattagatcttctatcttcatgtgtagtaaaattttgattttttagctagagacctttgctaaaaacacgtcataatttactgcataagacatgcttccggaaatccggattatcaccggtatccggtggtcatagttcatctccatgGATGCACCCCAAAactagttgacccgtccattacttcttaaagaattgaaatcggtcaatctttgtcaaagttacagcattccaaagttggccccaatttttgcctgtcccagttattttgacaaccccctgtatatcaaatattccatcatttgcgatactttaaaaatggggagggtacaaaaaaggggggagggctccctgcaaatcttattacaactcttcatattgtatttaaagttgaaaacaatatatggcacatgaattcccctgtcctgaatataaaacactgtgtcggtttattgattagattagatttttaaataaaaaatgcaaaaagttcaagtatattttaaaaataacctggagcagacacgaacattctgaaaacgccattatttttgtttatttttatactttcaagcccggggtgtccggtctctgtgcattcagatcgactttttttgtcgaacagtgttatagTAGTGCACATAAGCAGAACATGATCCAAGATGGCTGCTCAATACCTATTTTATAGTCTAGAAAGTTATATATGACTGAATATACTTCTTCGATTTTACCCTCTGTATGTGTGGGGGGTAAAATTGACCCCAAATTTCAAATCGTAATAACTTCATGGAACTTCAATCGATTCTCGATTTTTCTGGTGTTTTGTAAATAACTtttaattcagtttcacttaaaaatacaaaaaaaaaaataaaagagagGGGGTCTTGACGGCGAGGGGTTGTAGTGAAAAAGGAAAAGAGAACGTGAAATTTAGAAAGTTTGGATGCCTATCTCAGAAACAGTTGAACATAAAACTACACTTTCTTCGGTTGACATTTGCCGCAGGGATAGGACTACTGTGTTGCACATTGGTTAGTTGGGAATTCTACCGCATGATGGAGCTATCAcagaaaacattattttctgATCCCcccaattttataattttagaaaaatatttaacaaGATATTTGAAAAGGAATCATGTGCGAAACAAACAACTCGTGGATGCGCACCAATGTGTGATAAAACTTACAAATCGATTTACTAACAAAAATTTACAGCACTACATATTTCTCTGGGGTCATCCCAAAAAACAGACAGAGGGTTAATTATGTacttaaataaacaaaaaaaaaagtacaattACAATAAGCCAAAGTCGAGCACTTCCCAAAGTCTGAACAAAACGAGACTATTACTGCCCATATTGGCCTAACAGTCCCATGTATATAGGTAATTCCAGAGAACATgcgactgttatgcgaatatagGCAGattcccgagcaaagttgaatagcaaaatgataataaatcttgttacctggttatcatcatttgataaacaactaccgaaaagctaaacattacatataatttgcaattggattagatggacaaattgatgtgaagatttgcgaaaaagttacacgtcttctcagtgagaatcgaactcacgactccccgatctctagttggggcgcgttaaccactacgccatgagaggactcatgaacgcagaagttaacctgaattcgatttcagctcaataatcacgtggttctttttcgcaaagtgcacctctttcggaagaattagatgcccatccaaacacaacgctttctatatatatccaatgcctagcccgagagcgcattgtttttaggtataggaatagcacactacactagccagcaactgcgctggctgaggtatctattgtgtgggcttccaatgggtcgcgacgttctcaaacgaccggttacggaacatgagtccgttgctcgataaatatttgtttttaattatgaaacgtggttttacggctaaccagccgagtggaagtttaacaactaccgaaaagctaaacattacatataatttgcaattggattagatggacaaattgatgtgaagatttgcgaaaaagttacacgtcttctcagtgagaatcgaactcacgactccccgatctctagttggggcgcgttaaccactacgccatgagaggactcatgaacgcagaagttaacctgaattcgatttcagctcaataatcacgtggttctttttcgcaaagtgcacctctttcggaagaattagatgcccatccaaacacaacgctttctatatatatccaatgcctagcccgagagcgcattgtttttaggtataggaatagcacactacactagccagcaactgcgctggctgaggtatctattgtgtgggcttccaatgggtcgcgacgttctcaaacgaccggttacggaacatgagtccgttgctcgataaatatttgttttaattatgaaacgtggttttacggctaaccagccgagtggaagtttaacaactaccgaaaagctaaacattacatataatttgcaattggattagatggacaaattgatgtgaagatttgcgaaaaagttacacgtcttctcagtgagaatcgaactcacgactccccgatctctagttggggcgcgttaaccactacgccatgagaggactcatgaacgcagaagttaacctgaattcgatttcagctcaataatcacgtggttctttttcgcaaagtgcacctctttcggaagaattagatgcccatccaaacacaacgctttctatatatatccaatgcctagccgagagcgcattgtttttaggtataggaatagcacactacactagccagcaactgcgctggctgaggtatctattgtgtgggcttccaatgggtcgcgacgttctcaaacgaccggttacggaacatgagtccgttgctcgataaatatttgtttttaattatgaaacgtggttttacggctaaccagccgagtggaagtttaacaactaccgaaaagctaaacattacatataatttgcaattggattagatggacaaattgatgtgaagatttgcgaaaaagttacacgtcttctcagtgagaatcgaactcacgactccccgatctctagttggggcgcgttaaccactacgccatgagaggactcatgaacgcagaagttagaaagcgttgtgtttggatgggcatctaattcttccgaaagaggtgcactttgcgaaaaagaaccacgtgattattgagctgaaatcgaattcaggttaacttctgcgttcatgagtcctctcatggcgtagtggttaacgcgccccaactagagatcggggagtcgtgagttcgattctcactgagaagacgtgtaactttttcgcaaatcttcacatcaatttgtccatctaatccaattgcaaattatatgtaatgtttagcttttcggtagttgttaaacttccactcggctggttagccgtaaaaccacgtttcataattaaaaacaaatatttatcgagcaacggactcatgttccgtaaccggtcgtttgagaacgtcgcgacccattggaagcccacacaatagatacctcagccagcgcagttgctggctagtgtagtgtgctattcctatacctaaaaacaatgcgctctcgggctaggcattggatatatatagaaagcgttgtgtttggatgggcatctaattcttccgaaagaggtgcactttgcgaaaaagaaccacgtgattattgagctgaaatcgaattcaggttaacttctgcgttcatgagtcctctcatggcgtagtggttaacgcgccccaactagagatcggggagtcgtgagttcgattctcactgagaagacgtgtaactttttcgcaaatcttcacatcaatttgtccatctaatccaattgcaaattatatgtaatgtttagcttttcggtagttgttaaacttccactcggctggttagccgtaaaaccacgtttcataattaaaaacaaatatcatttgataactgattttgttatcgtcttggctgaattaacagccaacatatcaaaaatgagaactcaaatttgctTCTCGAATAACAAAGTAGTAGTAAATTATGTAACCACTGAtttcaagttgataactaaatttacaacatcatattttttttttgaattgtatgGTAATAAATcacggaaaatttttgagaaatgagTTTTTGGATTGAACTTACGCTTCAAatcattttacaaaatttggtatgacaaaaagtcaactttgtttatcaacacacacattgtaaaaatgttatgggaaagatgtgtgataacatattttgttatcaacctgttatcaATAATGTCTGTCACGGATACAATAATAcccaattttgttatcattcggttatcattgataacataatatcaaattgataacagtgataatgaaagttgttatcattttgatatcatccagttatccgccTTTGCTCGGGTTACCAGTCGATACCTATTATTTTTACATGGAAGTAGAAGGTTTCATAAAATATCGGTTTTGGAACCATCGACTCGTAAATGTTACGCATTTGGGTCCTTTTTTATACAATCAAATCTCAAATTACCTCTCGATCAAACGGTGACATGGCATTGTCCGGATTCCACAAATTCGCCTGGGTCAAATTGTTGGCCGCACCGTACGGCTTGAACCGATCCCTCAGGGTAGCATACTGGAATCCATCCACGGTCAGAGCGATGCTGTCCGGCTTCCACACAAGTCCATAGGTATGAAAGTTATCGCTGAAATGCTCGTCCAAAACGTTCGCCTTCAGAAAAGCATCCCGCAGTTTGGGTTTGGTCGTTAAAATGGCACCACCTCGCAACCGATGCCCATCAACGAGGATGCCTTCCCGCGTAATCAGATGCTCATTGGACAGGACGTGAGCCACCATCAGCATCCCCGAAGCCAAATCCGCATAGCCATAGTAATTTTCTGCCGGTTGGAGCAGTAACTCTGTCGGGGGATGATGGCAAAATAGACGATTAGAAATAACGATGCAAGAGCACAGTGTTTTTAATTCAACGATTtcactatgaaaatataataacttgaaaactataAAACAAATAAACGATATAAAAGGCATTAAATGCTATTACGAGTTTGATAATCAGTATACCTAATAGTGAGATAAATCAAAGAAAAAAGTTCAAGATTTTAAGcctttgacaaagttgtagctgacaaattttaactttatttatttacaaaaaatgttttctcacTGTTGGGTGAATGAAAACCAATagttttgaaggttttatatcTGGATCCTTAAATCGATGAATCAAGACACCGTGCGTCGGGCTTCGACTAGCGGAACTCAAATTACGTGGAAAAATCCAATCCCCCTTGGGCAGCTTGGCACGAATCTCCACTCGACCGTATCGAAAGCGAAAACTGTTTTTGGTGTTCAGCTTGGCGGAAACCACCGGCGGCAGGATGGTGGACAGGGCTGCCCTTCGGCGACACTCGTACTCATTGTTGGTGGGTGATTTGCAGCTGGTGGGGTGTGTGGGGTGTGTGGGGTGTGTAGCGTATTCATGTGAGGATTAAAGTTGGAAAACCGAAAAATGGAAAACAGCATTATCAGCAGACGTGAATTCGGAAACACGTGTACGAGGTAGACTGGCGAATATTTGCGAGAAATGGGAACCATTAATGAAAGTTGTATTGTATATtgatggtttattccattcactgaatggcaTGTTTTTATCTGGTTAGTATTCTTCATTGGATAAAAAAcaagttgtataaaatattgaaatactaAATATGGATATATTTTTGGTCTTAGtgaaatttgataatttatacaaaaatcataactttaaaAGTTTGTGAGTTgggttagggagagttgactgtacaacAGATGATCTATCCATGCAAAAGACAAGTGAAACACAGTGTAAATATTTGCTGCCAACCAGTCTAGTGCCCTCTCTCAGTGGCTTCATCGCACATAATAATAATAGAGCAATTTATTATTCATAGGAATCGGGCACACCGGATTCATCGGAAGCGTTTATGGGCCCAACCCGAAAATTGCTAACTCCGGAAGCCTGGCTAAGGCGGGAAAACTATACATCGAGTGAAAGCTTAGGTAATACAATGTAGGATCAAAACAGTTGGGTGATTATTCACTCAAGCAAGGTTCGTTCAACTTACCCGGAAAGGATCAGCTCCCCGGTTCGGATGCGTTCCTCGTTGAAGTCCGGATTCATGTTGAGCAGCGTCGGCACGATGAACAGGTGCCCCCCGGCGACGTAGCTGTTTTCCGGTGATTCCTGATAGGACAAAACTCGGCCGACTGTAAATGGAAAAAATCGTAAAtcgtaaagatgggcgtggccgggaatggCTACACTGAACCAACTAATCCGATTATAATTATCTGTAAATTCATATACCTGCATCCAAACATTCATTT includes:
- the LOC5569420 gene encoding gram-negative bacteria-binding protein 1, encoding MNPDFNEERIRTGELILSGCKSPTNNEYECRRRAALSTILPPVVSAKLNTKNSFRFRYGRVEIRAKLPKGDWIFPQLLLQPAENYYGYADLASGMLMVAHVLSNEHLITREGILVDGHRLRGGAILTTKPKLRDAFLKANVLDEHFSDNFHTYGLVWKPDSIALTVDGFQYATLRDRFKPYGAANNLTQANLWNPDNAMSPFDREFYISLGVGVGGVTDFPDSSMTGPLRQPKPWNNTSPKAEYFFYQNRNVWFRTWTDPELKVDYVRVYAL